The Paenibacillus tianjinensis genome has a window encoding:
- a CDS encoding sigma-70 family RNA polymerase sigma factor produces MNLKRLKRDPNFNNEEAIIEFRKTQNNELREKFFENNYPLVQQLANKWFNKNNSFLTYDDLLSYGFEGMLKAFNSYAPEKGIKLISFITLCIEREYIKALSKQKYKGRNKYNIISLNEKTKVDKNGGREKYLEEIVGDNFSTPVDEEAVSSAAITEFEYIASKCLSERDRQVAYKFFIEGKTFEEIGQEVGISKQRAHQIHRKNIEKLKSELDDEVKISC; encoded by the coding sequence ATGAATCTTAAAAGATTAAAAAGAGACCCGAATTTTAACAATGAAGAAGCTATTATTGAATTTCGCAAGACACAAAATAACGAGTTGCGTGAGAAATTCTTTGAAAATAATTATCCCCTGGTTCAGCAATTGGCAAATAAATGGTTTAACAAGAATAACTCATTTCTAACATACGATGATTTACTAAGTTATGGATTTGAAGGAATGTTAAAGGCGTTCAATTCATATGCACCAGAAAAGGGGATAAAACTAATATCATTTATTACGCTATGCATTGAAAGAGAATATATTAAAGCACTAAGTAAGCAAAAATATAAAGGAAGAAACAAATACAACATTATCAGTCTCAACGAGAAAACAAAAGTAGATAAGAATGGTGGAAGAGAGAAATATCTTGAAGAAATTGTTGGGGATAATTTTTCTACGCCAGTGGATGAAGAAGCGGTTAGTTCAGCGGCAATAACTGAGTTCGAATACATAGCAAGTAAATGTTTAAGTGAAAGAGATCGGCAGGTTGCGTACAAGTTTTTTATCGAAGGAAAGACATTTGAAGAGATAGGGCAAGAAGTGGGCATATCAAAACAAAGAGCACATCAAATACATAGGAAGAACATCGAAAAGTTAAAATCAGAATTAGATGATGAGGTGAAGATTAGTTGTTAA
- a CDS encoding ParM/StbA family protein encodes MSLIVTPELSVVDLGFSYTKAKKGRTVYLQPSITGEPQPMFEQNIKSNYFSYNDELFIGELAQQFSDIKYFSLKDNKSEAMTSDVLLKTALGYLNKSKPFNMITGLPVLFYFKQMADMEKLLDSLSEQSTYNIKKGNREINDIKLNINKYKIYPQGYGIAMSFLLDKEGKLINTYVARKKILVIDLGFYTLNLLGLDKLDIMKESTSLLLGVEKAYKLLRKYLIDHVGKSPSIYELDKHVRSGSYEGYNIKPLIRKAFQALAIQIQNEVEGLNINFDHYFIGGGAAHHIYDLLTLNNKMLFGQLAQVEGYENVGVRLWG; translated from the coding sequence ATGTCTTTAATTGTAACACCTGAACTTAGTGTAGTTGATTTAGGATTTAGCTACACGAAGGCTAAGAAAGGCCGGACAGTCTATCTTCAGCCTTCAATAACTGGTGAACCACAACCCATGTTTGAACAGAATATCAAATCTAATTATTTCTCATACAACGATGAACTATTTATTGGAGAATTGGCACAGCAGTTTAGCGATATCAAATACTTTTCCCTTAAAGATAATAAAAGTGAAGCAATGACTTCAGACGTTCTACTGAAAACTGCACTTGGGTATCTCAACAAAAGTAAGCCTTTCAACATGATTACTGGATTGCCTGTCTTGTTCTACTTTAAACAAATGGCTGATATGGAGAAGTTATTGGATTCACTATCAGAACAAAGTACATATAACATTAAAAAAGGAAACAGAGAAATCAACGATATAAAACTCAATATAAATAAATATAAGATATATCCGCAAGGTTATGGAATTGCAATGAGTTTTCTTTTAGATAAAGAGGGTAAGCTCATCAACACATATGTAGCAAGGAAAAAGATACTCGTTATTGATCTGGGCTTTTACACTCTAAATTTATTGGGTCTTGATAAATTAGATATCATGAAAGAATCAACCAGTCTCCTATTAGGAGTCGAAAAGGCATACAAGTTGCTTAGAAAATACCTGATTGACCATGTAGGTAAATCACCATCAATCTATGAACTCGATAAGCATGTAAGATCGGGGTCATATGAAGGTTATAATATCAAACCACTAATAAGAAAAGCATTCCAGGCATTAGCCATTCAAATTCAAAATGAGGTTGAAGGATTGAATATCAACTTTGACCATTACTTTATTGGTGGCGGTGCTGCTCATCATATCTATGATCTACTTACTCTAAACAATAAGATGCTTTTTGGTCAATTGGCTCAGGTTGAAGGTTATGAGAATGTTGGGGTGAGATTATGGGGGTAA
- a CDS encoding DNA adenine methylase, translating into MGSKARLAKDIAPKINDLISKNNISTYIEPFVGGANMIEHVKCENRIGSDNNDYLIEMWSKLQQGWKPPEQLTKEQYQQIRDNKNKYSKELVSIAGFCATYNAKWFGGYAGIVKTKIDTYRNYYDESVRNILKQVEKLGDVQFLNVDYTYFSNYKNCLIYCDPPYQGTTQYGTSKDFDYNKFWNWVREMSKENVVLVSEYNAPEDFNIIYEKTLTTTLDKNSRKSDTEKLYIIGEAS; encoded by the coding sequence ATGGGTAGTAAGGCAAGGTTGGCAAAGGACATTGCTCCTAAAATCAATGATTTAATAAGTAAAAATAATATATCAACATACATAGAGCCATTTGTTGGTGGAGCCAACATGATCGAACACGTTAAATGTGAAAATCGAATTGGTTCCGACAACAACGATTATCTAATTGAAATGTGGAGTAAGTTGCAGCAAGGCTGGAAGCCGCCAGAACAGTTAACTAAAGAACAGTACCAACAGATTAGAGATAATAAAAATAAATATAGTAAAGAACTTGTATCAATAGCTGGATTTTGTGCAACTTATAATGCAAAGTGGTTTGGCGGTTATGCCGGAATCGTTAAAACAAAAATAGATACATATAGAAACTACTACGACGAATCAGTTAGAAATATCCTGAAGCAAGTCGAGAAGCTCGGGGATGTGCAATTTTTGAATGTAGACTATACATATTTTTCAAATTACAAGAACTGTCTCATCTACTGCGATCCACCATATCAAGGAACAACACAATATGGAACGAGTAAGGATTTCGATTATAATAAATTTTGGAATTGGGTCAGAGAAATGTCAAAAGAGAATGTGGTCTTAGTTAGCGAATACAACGCTCCTGAAGATTTTAATATTATCTATGAGAAAACATTGACCACGACTCTTGACAAAAACAGTCGTAAAAGTGACACTGAGAAATTATACATAATTGGCGAAGCAAGTTAA
- a CDS encoding RNA-binding protein, with product MARLRPKKDEDIKKALSNLPPYYDESDILREALRQFLFGHKGRVPQLLGSQVLVEENNSEAAVTIDQSVQLDQIETDDEDELEAALNKFITE from the coding sequence ATGGCTAGGCTGAGACCAAAAAAAGATGAGGATATCAAGAAGGCTCTTAGTAATTTACCTCCATATTATGATGAGAGCGATATTCTCAGAGAAGCATTAAGACAGTTTTTATTTGGACACAAAGGAAGAGTTCCGCAATTGCTTGGGAGTCAGGTATTGGTTGAAGAGAATAACAGTGAAGCTGCGGTAACGATTGACCAAAGTGTCCAACTAGATCAGATAGAGACTGACGATGAAGATGAATTAGAAGCAGCACTAAATAAGTTTATTACCGAGTAG
- the dnaE gene encoding DNA polymerase III subunit alpha, which produces MNDNYTIYHLHSMHSNPTTSMSVDSVTKFEQYIKAAEEAEMRTICFSEHGNIFNWVKKKQYLEEKGMKYIHANEVYLTEYIDKEKGLIRDNYHYMLISRNWEGVQELNKLTSLSNNQEDGHKYYNPRLSFDDLFNTSDNIIMTSACLASPLWRAIKNDNKQMFNKLMDFFVKNKHRMFFEIQYHMHPEQRIFNQHLYDLSKSTGIPLIAATDTHALNKSHAEARTILMKAKGATYGDEDAFDLTFKTYPEIIKMFEDQNAIPRSAYLEAIHNTNVLVDMVEEFKLDASPKYPKLHDDSEKVFKEKINIGVVERGINKFPPEKKQKYFERIREEFDTYKKVGAIDYMLLQKDVVDWAHKHEIYQGYGRGSVNGSLIAYLLKITEMDSIKHKLNFFRFLNPERISLADIDQDWPPSKRQDVIDYVATIPGIHFSEIITFNTVALKGAIREVGRALNMDLSVVDEIAKAVFKNNERKDDIDSKYREKYPELFKFVDLVQGVIVSIGSHPSGYVVSPIGLEDNIGLCYTKESKYPVSQINMKELDGLNYVKLDILGLDNNEIINEACKLAGIERLVPDNMDVNDENVWNSIRESGLGIFQWESSSAQSYLKDLLSPETIHKIKQQHPDFSYIELFSIGNGAIRPSGDSYRQDLANGIFKDHGHEALNNFLKNTMGYLVYQEQIMNFLVEFCDFSMAESDSVRRGLSKKEGTEKFLPEIRKRFVNKMIRDYDETEEVAVSVLEPFLQVIDSAQFYGFSDNHSNPYSHIGYGNGYLRYYYPLAFLTVMLNINKDDIDKTGQIINYAKTRDIKISPITFGKSNAAYSYNEEDRTIYKGLESIKFLNAKIAEELLLLSGNTYEYFIDLLVDISENTSVNTRQLDILIRLNFFSKYGSCGLLLAIYNEFSSGKAQYKKTYVEKTKFKRLEELRLAENNIRSSDDYPELLPNEVVMFESEVTGYITTTYPNVESNWCVVTDLDTKYSPKLKLYRLKTGEEYNFKMDKKTFNNKDKNLVIKKGDMIEITSHQKKQRQVPDGAGGFKPTDQTDVWITGYTKYIQKETKKNESASTAK; this is translated from the coding sequence ATGAATGACAATTACACCATTTACCACCTACATTCCATGCACTCCAATCCGACCACATCGATGAGTGTTGACTCTGTTACAAAATTTGAACAATATATTAAAGCAGCAGAAGAAGCAGAGATGAGAACGATTTGCTTCTCAGAGCATGGTAATATCTTTAACTGGGTAAAAAAGAAGCAATACTTAGAAGAAAAGGGTATGAAATATATTCATGCCAACGAAGTATATCTTACCGAATACATAGATAAAGAAAAGGGTTTAATCCGTGACAATTATCACTATATGCTGATTAGTAGGAATTGGGAAGGTGTACAAGAATTAAACAAACTAACCTCTCTCTCTAACAACCAAGAAGATGGTCATAAATATTATAATCCGCGTTTGTCGTTCGATGATCTGTTTAATACTTCAGACAATATCATCATGACTTCTGCTTGCCTTGCATCTCCATTATGGAGAGCGATTAAGAACGACAATAAGCAGATGTTTAATAAATTGATGGATTTCTTTGTAAAGAATAAACATAGAATGTTTTTCGAAATTCAGTATCACATGCATCCCGAACAACGAATTTTTAATCAACATCTTTACGATCTCTCTAAATCAACAGGCATTCCACTTATAGCTGCAACCGACACTCATGCCCTTAATAAGTCTCATGCCGAAGCAAGAACAATACTAATGAAGGCTAAAGGTGCTACTTATGGAGATGAAGATGCGTTCGATCTCACATTTAAAACGTATCCAGAGATAATTAAGATGTTCGAAGATCAGAATGCAATTCCTAGAAGTGCTTATCTTGAAGCCATACATAATACAAATGTACTCGTTGATATGGTCGAAGAGTTTAAACTCGATGCTTCTCCAAAGTATCCAAAATTGCACGACGATTCAGAAAAAGTGTTTAAAGAAAAAATTAATATTGGAGTAGTTGAAAGAGGAATAAACAAGTTTCCTCCAGAAAAAAAGCAAAAGTATTTTGAACGAATTAGAGAAGAGTTTGATACATATAAGAAAGTCGGAGCAATTGATTACATGTTGCTTCAAAAAGATGTGGTTGATTGGGCGCATAAACATGAAATTTATCAAGGGTATGGTCGCGGTTCGGTAAATGGGAGTCTAATTGCATATCTGCTAAAAATTACTGAGATGGATAGCATAAAACATAAGCTAAATTTCTTCCGATTTTTAAATCCCGAACGTATCTCTTTAGCTGATATAGACCAGGATTGGCCTCCCTCAAAACGACAAGATGTTATTGATTATGTAGCAACTATTCCGGGGATTCATTTCTCTGAAATTATTACCTTCAATACTGTAGCACTAAAGGGAGCTATAAGAGAAGTAGGCAGAGCATTAAATATGGATTTATCTGTTGTCGATGAGATTGCAAAAGCAGTGTTCAAAAACAATGAAAGAAAAGACGATATTGATTCAAAATACAGAGAAAAATACCCCGAACTATTTAAGTTCGTTGACTTGGTTCAAGGAGTAATCGTTAGCATTGGTTCTCATCCATCTGGATATGTGGTTTCGCCCATAGGACTTGAGGATAATATCGGTCTATGTTACACAAAGGAGAGTAAGTATCCAGTCAGTCAGATCAATATGAAGGAACTCGATGGCCTTAATTATGTCAAACTCGATATTCTTGGCCTAGATAACAATGAAATCATTAACGAAGCGTGTAAGTTAGCGGGAATAGAGAGACTGGTTCCAGACAATATGGATGTTAATGACGAGAATGTATGGAATTCAATTAGGGAGTCTGGGCTTGGAATATTCCAGTGGGAAAGTTCGTCTGCGCAATCCTATCTAAAAGACTTGTTGAGTCCAGAAACAATACATAAAATAAAGCAGCAACACCCTGACTTTAGTTATATTGAACTATTTTCAATTGGTAACGGGGCAATCAGACCATCTGGAGATTCATATCGTCAAGACTTAGCTAATGGAATATTTAAAGATCATGGACATGAAGCGCTTAATAATTTTCTGAAAAATACAATGGGTTATCTAGTATACCAAGAACAAATCATGAACTTTCTAGTTGAATTTTGCGATTTTTCAATGGCTGAAAGCGATTCTGTTCGTCGCGGTCTCTCGAAAAAAGAAGGTACTGAGAAGTTCCTTCCTGAGATTAGAAAGCGTTTCGTAAATAAAATGATTAGAGATTACGACGAAACAGAGGAAGTTGCTGTATCAGTTTTAGAACCATTTTTACAAGTTATTGATTCGGCACAATTTTATGGATTTTCCGACAATCATTCCAACCCATACTCACACATAGGATATGGAAATGGTTATCTAAGATATTATTATCCTTTAGCATTCTTAACTGTCATGCTTAATATCAATAAAGATGACATTGATAAGACTGGTCAAATTATTAATTACGCTAAGACAAGAGATATTAAGATATCGCCTATCACATTTGGTAAATCAAATGCAGCATATTCTTATAACGAAGAAGATAGAACGATATACAAAGGGCTTGAATCTATTAAATTCCTCAATGCCAAAATAGCCGAAGAATTGTTGTTGCTAAGTGGGAATACATATGAATACTTTATTGATTTATTGGTTGATATTTCAGAGAACACATCGGTAAATACTCGTCAACTCGATATCCTAATTAGGCTAAACTTCTTTTCAAAATACGGGTCTTGTGGATTGCTACTCGCCATCTATAACGAATTCTCAAGTGGCAAAGCACAGTACAAAAAGACGTATGTTGAAAAAACAAAATTTAAACGGTTAGAAGAATTGAGATTAGCAGAGAATAATATTCGTTCATCTGATGATTATCCAGAACTCTTGCCGAATGAAGTTGTAATGTTTGAATCTGAAGTGACGGGATATATAACTACAACTTATCCCAACGTAGAATCCAACTGGTGCGTTGTAACCGACCTAGACACAAAATATAGTCCAAAGTTAAAACTGTATCGCCTCAAAACAGGTGAAGAATATAATTTTAAAATGGATAAGAAGACTTTTAATAATAAAGATAAGAATCTTGTTATTAAAAAAGGCGACATGATCGAGATTACAAGTCACCAAAAGAAACAAAGGCAAGTGCCTGACGGCGCGGGAGGCTTCAAACCTACTGATCAAACCGATGTATGGATCACTGGTTACACAAAGTATATTCAAAAGGAGACCAAGAAAAATGAATCCGCAAGCACAGCAAAATGA
- a CDS encoding HNH endonuclease: protein MTDTIRSRRRDNRICDICNDDKEIRQCGVEGEFKGRLLCLKHYTQVRLYGLITDINKSHMDRERICEVCGAEEAIYYRSSNQMLCRRHYDHMWNFGKILKRTINDPNEVIKFDTYAEIIMYNSKNEETSRAIVDLEDVDLLSRHKWRENNWGYPSTGNGRSEINCMMHQLLMHPKDGEIVDHINRNPLDNRRCNLRIVNKSINSINTGLRGNNVSGVTGVTYNKNAKSWRAFINFNGTRIELGHKKLFEDAVRKRLRAEIYYYPDYPPQAHLFEKYGVNYKNE, encoded by the coding sequence TTGACCGACACCATACGTTCAAGAAGAAGAGATAATAGAATTTGTGATATCTGTAACGACGACAAAGAAATACGTCAATGCGGTGTAGAGGGAGAATTTAAAGGAAGATTATTGTGTCTGAAGCATTATACGCAAGTAAGATTGTATGGGTTAATTACAGATATAAATAAAAGTCATATGGATAGAGAGAGAATTTGTGAAGTGTGTGGGGCGGAAGAAGCTATTTATTACAGAAGCTCCAATCAAATGCTATGCAGAAGACATTATGATCATATGTGGAATTTCGGTAAAATACTCAAAAGAACAATTAATGATCCAAATGAAGTAATTAAGTTTGATACATATGCAGAAATAATAATGTATAACTCAAAAAACGAAGAGACCAGTAGGGCAATAGTTGACTTAGAAGATGTAGATTTATTGTCGAGGCATAAATGGCGGGAGAATAATTGGGGATATCCGTCAACAGGAAATGGAAGGAGTGAAATTAATTGCATGATGCATCAATTATTAATGCACCCAAAAGATGGTGAGATAGTAGATCATATAAATAGAAATCCACTAGATAATCGAAGATGCAACCTAAGAATAGTGAACAAATCTATAAACTCTATCAATACTGGCTTGCGAGGAAATAACGTCAGCGGTGTCACAGGAGTAACATATAATAAAAATGCAAAATCATGGAGAGCATTTATTAACTTCAACGGAACAAGAATTGAACTTGGTCATAAAAAGTTGTTTGAGGACGCCGTGAGAAAAAGGTTGAGAGCAGAAATATACTACTATCCAGACTATCCGCCACAGGCGCATCTGTTCGAAAAGTATGGGGTGAACTATAAAAATGAATGA